In Dryobates pubescens isolate bDryPub1 chromosome 16, bDryPub1.pri, whole genome shotgun sequence, the sequence CTGCAAGCTGTGGTGATGCATGGGGTCGGCGCTGGGCACAGGAATGGCgctggggccctgggggtgtcccaggctgtgcaggggctgcagccctgggttggagctgagcagcagcgcggggctggaggaggtgtGATCCGGGGTCCCTGATGGCGTCTTCTCGTCCTCTGAGCTCCCCAAAACTGTCTTATTGCCGTTCATCGAGGCCGAGAGCGGGTTGTGGCTGTTGGAGTTCGAATTCTCGTTGTTTTCCCTATAGGAAACACAAAACAGGGAGGGAAATCACCGTGTGGCCGCCGCTACGGGAAGCGTACCGCGGGAGCGGCGAGCGCCGGGACGCTGGGTCCCCGGGGCAGCGGGCGGCGTGGAGTGCAGAAACAGTGGATTTACAAACTCTGCAAACCTCCAAGGCCTCTTCATCTGGCACAGAGGTCTAAGGTCTGCTGAGCTTGTAAACAGagtctcccactagcccagagGAAAGTGTCACTTTGCCAAGATGTCATTTTCTGCGTCCAAAGCGTTTGCACAGTTTGGAAGGGcgcgcggggggggggggggggggggggggtgggggtggggagggggaaaggaagaagggaaaggaggaaaacactacaaaaccccccaacccaaccaatcaaccaaaaatacagaaaccaaaccaaacaaatgccACATcaacagcaaaacccaaacccaacaagaagaaagattttttttaactttaaaaCTACTTCTTGTGCTGAAGAGAAGTTCGGCCACGATTTCTGCGGGGAAGGCCAAAGCACGGCGGGGTGCAGGCAGGATGtctctttgcagcagcagcagagcctcccaggCTCAAATCAGGAGGGAAAGGGGTTTGCTTCAGGAACTGGATGGGGGGTTTTCCCATCGCCCTGAGCTTAAACCTCAAAACATAACTCCATATGCAAGGTAAGGCAAGCAAACGTAGTTAACTCGCTAACCTCGGCCCTCTCGGGAAGTGCTTTGCACGCCCGCTGccatccctctgctgctccccgggtggaggagggggcagcccaggaggctccgAGGCGGACGGGGCCGGCCCAGACGGTGCGTCTACCGACAGAGACAGCCGGCTCGGAAAGGGAGAACGTAATTTCAGAATTCATCACCGGGTAAATACGGAGAAATAGCTGGAGGCTGGCCAAGCTCTTGCACACACACTCTCTCACACACatatatttatacacacacacatataaagtgcattttttttttttcgaaATTAGAGGGGCAAGATGGGCAGCCATCTGAGCAAGGTTAACGTGGCTTTTATACAGAGCCCTCCTAGAAAGCCTTGTCTGAAACGCTGAAAGCATAGCGAATCTATGTAGAAGCTCCTGCGGAAGCTTTAAACCACACTATCTGTCAGAGGGGCCCTATCCTGCAGGATCTGGTTGAAAGAAGAGAAGCCATTCCACTGGTGGTGTTTTCTCAATAAGGGCCGCAGGATGTGGATGGAGACATTTTGTGCcgaaaaataaaatcaggcaTGAAAGTTCTGTTTAAACAAGTTAGCTCGAGTGAATGACAATCCCATGAACGTTCTGTTTTCTAATGTCTGAAGAGTAATATTTAGTTGAGGGTATTTTTCAATCTGAAAAATCTTATTTTCCTCTGCGGATCTTTAAAATTGGATTccccggggcggggggtgtTGGGAAGTAAGCGCAACCTTCATTTCCTTTGAATATTTGAAGGTGAGTCTCTTGTATCAGCAATAAAAAGGTTCCCTAACATCTAACCAACACTTGCAGGGATCTGAAGGAAAATTAAAGTTCTAGCACTGTTTTGGGAAATGTATGGAGCAAATCTGTACTGAACCCGAACCTGCCGGGCCGCACAACTGTGCGGCCGCGGATCTGGCCATTTCCAAACCACATTAGACATAATATATgtctatatatataaaaaaaaaaaaaggagtctcCTCGGAAGGAAGGATCTATGGGTGCTATCTAATCCGGTAATCAACAGCTCAGGTCCTACCATTCGATCCGTATGGACCAGGCAATTCAGCGAGCTAGTGGGGAGCCACTGGGCAGTTAGAGGAATCTTTTTTCTTCATCCCGCCTTCCTAAGGCAACGGGGAATGCTGACGGAAAAGTAATTGTGAATATCCGAGGACGGAGGTATTTAACCTCTGTCCAGAAATTAATGGTCCCTTCACTCTATTTAACGAGAAAGACACACTTTCGGAGTCACGCTCGGTATACAAACATACACGTATTAACATGTATTCATGGGCACCTTGCTGGGCAGTGACCACGAACTGCCATATTGTGAGCGAAATAAGAAATTGCTCTGGTCAATGCCTCACTCCACCTCCAGAAGCCGAAGTTAGAGGTAGTTTTTGCAAACCACCATTTACAGTGCCCAGACTCTCCCAGATTTCCCTCTCTACACCTGGGTAACCCTTAAGGCCATGCTTCGAACCATGCGGGGCGCAAAGTTTTCGCCTTCAGCGccgctgcagccagcctcagaTGCCGCGGACCTACAcctccggccccgccgcccggcCGAACTGCGTCGGGAAGGAGACGGCCGCGCTGCTTAACCGGGCGTCGCCACCAGCCGCGGCAAGCGTTCCCAGCAGAAGGGTCTGTCTCGGGGCCGCCACTCCCGCTACGCAGGGAGTAGCGTCTCGGCGGGGCAGGTGTCCTAGTCGCTTCTTCTGGGGCTACTTTTGGCGGACAAATGACCTCGCCGAGCACCCCTCGTTCGCCTCTGCTTTCCTGGACGCCCCCGCCCCGGACAGCCTGTCCAGTCCCGGGCGTGTCGTCCCGCGGGCCTCTCCATAGCTAGGGCTGAAAGCAGAGGGCGAGGGGCGAAGTTGGGGAGCTGCGAGCGCGCGGGGCGCAGAGGGAGCCGTACCTTTCCTTGGCCTCGGCGGCGCGGTCCCGCTGCCGGCGATTCTTGAACCAGTTGCTGACCTGGGTGGTGGTGAGGCCGGTAGCCTCAGCCAGCTCACGCTTCTCTCGGGGGGACGGATAGGGATTGTGGGCGTACCACTCGCGGAGGACGCTGCGGCTCTTCTCCTTGAAGCAATAGCTGGTCTCCTCGCCGTCCCAGATGgagcggggcagagggaacttgCGGCGCACCCGGTACTTGCCCACCGCCCCTAGGGGTCGCCCCCGCAGCTTCTCCGCCTCGATGTAGTGCGCcttcagccagagctgctgcagcttggggtGGTTGTGCGCCGAGAACTGGTGGCTCTCCAGAATCTTGTAGAGCTCGCGGAAGTTGCCCCGGTGGAAGGCCACCACTGCCTTGGCCTTCAGGACACTCTCGTTCTTGTGAAGGTGCtcgcaggcagggagggaccaGAGGAACCGCCCCAGCCTCTCGATGTTGCCGCCTTGCTGGAGCACCTCGCAGACGCAGGCCACTTGCTCTTGGGTGAAGCCAAAAGTCGGGAGCATCGACATGGTGAGCCCTGCCCCACCGCACACCCTACGGCTGCATAGAGGGGAGCGGCGCGGGGCGGCGGGCAGCGCCCGGCATGCGGGGCCAGCCCCGGGGCGGTGGCGCCCGGCGGGGCCCTCTCGGGCGTCACGGCCGGGCGCGGGGGTCCGCGGCCATAGGCGGCGCCCGGCCCCTGGGCGGCCGCGGTAGCCTAGGAAAAAAGGCCAAGAGcgaaggcaaaaaaagaaagtctCGGGAGCCCGAGTGCGGGCGGCTTTTCCCCGCGGCCGCCTCCTTTTTGTAAGTCCAACTTGCGAGAGTAACTTCGTGCCTCTTTTGTCTCCTATCTGCAGCGCTCGCACCGGCCGCGgctctcccacccccacccccctcggCCGCCGGTTTGGGATCTCCctgtttcccccccaccccccgccgcCGCAAGATCCCACATAATATACTGGTAAAGCCCTGCTCCCTCGCTCCTCTCCCTCTCggagttttttccccctttgtttctctctctccccccccccccccctttttttttttttttaataatattaTTCTAAGCTGGCATGAAAAGTGATTATCCGCGCTGTGATTGGTCCGGTTATCTGACCCGGGGACTGCCAGGAGAAGACAATAGTTTTAGTCAAATTATTTGCCATGGTGACGCTGTCAATCAGGGGTAACCCGATCTGTTTTGAGGTGGCTCCCCGGCTGGGTTGACAGATTGCTCAGATCTACTCAGAGGCGGCCCTGCGAGCTGAGATATTAGCTTGCGAGGGAGAAATTTCCGCCATGATTGACGCTGCAGGCGCCCGTCGGGGGAGCGAGGCAGCGCCGGAGAGCGGAGCCCAGGACTCTGTCTCTCGCCGCAGGGCGCTGCGGCGCTGCGGGACGGAGCCGCCGCCCCATCCCGGGCCCCGCAGCCGCGTCCCAGCACCATAGCCCAGTCTGGATCCCgcagcctcctccccctgctACCGCATCCCAACACCATCGCTTCGGACCGCGGGCTCTGCCGTCCCAGGCACGCGAGGGTGCCGTGGGGAGAAAACACTGTCTCTGGGCCTTGCAGAAAGTTTCTTTCTAAACACATTGGCTTAAATCCCCTCCCCAGCGCCCAGTAACAACTGTCTTGAGAGTTTTATAGGGAAGGGGCCTCTCATGTACAATAGAGACCCTGTTCGTGACCTGGAATCCTATTACACGCTGATCGTACCTGCCCGGGAGCTAGGAGGAGGCATGATGGTACAGGACTAGGGAAGGACTGCCTCTCCATTAAGGGGCcatgtcccaccaccctccagTGTGCGGGGCGCTGGCATTTGTGATCACTGGACTACGGGCACTTATTTCTACTTGGTTTCCAGGAGCGTGTCGAGGTGTTTTATCCAGGACAGGAACACGTGTGAAAATCGGAGGCATTTCGGGTGATTAAGCCGACCGTTATCACCCACGCGTGCCCATTACACACCGCATTTTATGTGTACTGCC encodes:
- the SIX2 gene encoding homeobox protein SIX2: MSMLPTFGFTQEQVACVCEVLQQGGNIERLGRFLWSLPACEHLHKNESVLKAKAVVAFHRGNFRELYKILESHQFSAHNHPKLQQLWLKAHYIEAEKLRGRPLGAVGKYRVRRKFPLPRSIWDGEETSYCFKEKSRSVLREWYAHNPYPSPREKRELAEATGLTTTQVSNWFKNRRQRDRAAEAKERENNENSNSNSHNPLSASMNGNKTVLGSSEDEKTPSGTPDHTSSSPALLLSSNPGLQPLHSLGHPQGPSAIPVPSADPMHHHSLQDSILNPMSSNLVDLGS